From a single Nostoc sp. MS1 genomic region:
- a CDS encoding NACHT domain-containing NTPase encodes MAAEVGLETRQSIWKFFTGKPIDRHVFNDICSALELDTLEISQQPDVGNLSLERHESNPLDIEHLVQKLRSVCENRIQAQCSILHLLDIARPIYLHDIYVDIDVCEEITHKQWLKIEDLQKLDFDNISASFREKYQKKIGGIEAITKYTKIILLGKIGAGKTTFLQSIALSCVQGNLQADYLPIFINLKSFAEDVKDARQLSLFQYIHNYWLNYEILETELSTVLSHGRALVLLDGLDEIVGENYDKVFNKIRSFINKFYKNKIIISCRSALHDYSFHSFTELEIADFNKLKIAEFVNKWFLSVAQNSPSTSQILANKFMHKLDLLENIYILELCRTPLLLIFCCSLFQSTTDFSSHNFEIYKQALDILLVRWDEIKGIPDRQFVPNLSLLDKVKILSRIAASSFYQGDNFITGSKLQQIITDYLFNQSNITTDADALEIDSKKIIKIIELQHGLLVERARGIYSFSHLIFQEYFTAREIVARADSQTLQHLVIHLCDHRWFQVFLISMSMLKSADDLLKLIKQKIDYLAVSNIKLYHFLKWVEHKSSQVSSIYQRASVRAFYFTIALPPEHPLACNQDLAITLEHQFTGGLSIELAIDLALTHALAVSLTMTADILFARLSALNLALDLKHLLIDDLSLHSSLQYLKQQLPSATQGKESLKNWWLAHGQAWTDELRSLMINARQIGLNWHFNQQDLQDLQQYWNANKLLIDCLKCTKDISPNLRSHLETTLFLTKVVELDEK; translated from the coding sequence TTGGCGGCGGAAGTGGGTTTAGAAACGCGCCAGTCTATATGGAAATTTTTTACTGGTAAACCTATTGACCGTCATGTATTCAATGATATCTGCTCTGCGCTAGAACTAGACACTTTAGAAATTTCTCAACAGCCAGATGTAGGTAATTTATCTTTAGAACGTCATGAATCTAACCCACTTGATATTGAACATTTGGTGCAGAAGCTGCGCTCTGTTTGTGAGAATAGAATCCAAGCTCAATGTAGTATATTACATCTTTTAGATATTGCTCGACCTATTTATCTTCATGATATTTATGTCGATATCGATGTCTGCGAAGAAATTACTCATAAACAATGGTTAAAAATTGAAGATTTACAAAAGCTAGATTTTGATAATATTTCTGCTTCTTTCAGAGAAAAATATCAAAAAAAAATTGGGGGTATAGAGGCGATTACAAAATATACCAAAATTATTTTATTGGGAAAAATAGGTGCTGGTAAAACCACATTTTTACAATCAATTGCTTTAAGTTGCGTTCAGGGAAACCTTCAAGCAGACTACTTACCTATTTTTATCAACCTTAAGAGCTTTGCTGAAGATGTTAAGGATGCTCGTCAGCTTAGTTTATTTCAATATATACATAATTATTGGCTGAACTATGAAATTTTAGAAACAGAGCTAAGTACAGTCTTGTCGCATGGTAGAGCCTTAGTTTTGTTAGATGGTTTAGATGAAATTGTAGGAGAAAATTATGATAAGGTTTTTAATAAAATTCGTAGTTTTATAAATAAGTTTTATAAGAATAAAATAATTATTAGTTGTCGTTCAGCTTTACATGATTATAGTTTTCATAGTTTCACGGAATTAGAAATTGCTGATTTTAATAAACTAAAAATTGCTGAATTTGTAAATAAATGGTTTTTGTCTGTAGCACAAAATTCTCCATCTACTTCACAAATATTGGCAAATAAATTTATGCACAAGCTGGATTTACTAGAAAATATATATATTTTAGAATTATGCAGAACTCCTCTTCTATTAATTTTCTGTTGTTCCCTATTTCAGTCAACAACAGATTTTTCCAGCCATAATTTTGAAATTTATAAGCAAGCATTAGATATTTTACTTGTACGCTGGGATGAAATCAAAGGAATACCAGATAGGCAATTTGTTCCTAACTTATCTTTGTTAGACAAAGTTAAAATACTTAGCAGAATAGCAGCGAGTAGTTTTTATCAAGGTGATAATTTCATCACAGGAAGCAAATTGCAACAAATTATAACTGATTATTTATTTAATCAATCAAACATAACTACTGATGCAGATGCCTTAGAGATAGATAGTAAAAAAATTATTAAAATAATTGAACTACAACATGGATTGTTAGTTGAAAGAGCAAGAGGAATTTACTCTTTTTCTCATTTAATATTTCAAGAGTATTTTACAGCTAGAGAAATAGTTGCTCGTGCTGATAGTCAAACGTTGCAGCATCTTGTCATTCATCTTTGCGATCATCGGTGGTTTCAAGTATTTTTGATCAGTATGTCTATGCTCAAGTCAGCAGATGATTTATTAAAATTAATTAAACAAAAGATTGATTATTTAGCTGTTAGTAATATTAAGCTATATCATTTTTTGAAATGGGTAGAACACAAATCTTCACAGGTAAGTTCTATTTATCAGCGTGCTAGTGTGCGTGCTTTTTATTTTACTATTGCTTTACCCCCAGAGCATCCCTTAGCTTGTAATCAAGATTTAGCTATTACTTTAGAGCATCAGTTTACTGGTGGCTTGTCTATAGAATTAGCAATAGATTTAGCTTTAACTCATGCACTAGCTGTAAGTTTGACAATGACTGCTGATATTTTATTTGCTAGGTTATCTGCCTTAAATTTAGCTCTTGATTTAAAACATTTGTTAATAGATGATTTATCTTTACATAGTTCACTGCAATATTTAAAACAACAGTTACCTTCTGCTACCCAAGGTAAGGAAAGTTTAAAAAATTGGTGGTTAGCTCATGGACAAGCTTGGACTGACGAGTTAAGAAGTCTAATGATTAATGCTCGTCAAATTGGCTTAAATTGGCATTTCAATCAACAGGATTTACAGGATTTACAGCAATATTGGAATGCAAATAAGTTACTGATAGACTGTCTCAAGTGTACCAAAGATATTTCACCTAACTTACGTTCTCATCTAGAAACCACTTTATTTTTAACTAAAGTGGTTGAATTAGATGAAAAATAA
- a CDS encoding PAS domain S-box protein, with translation MSFILHHLWLRYLNSIINISPLTVEPETSLSEAISQMASQGADIVVAANSQVLGYLSAKDVVKLVALGVDWQTTKVSEVMNTVESVFHISQFQDLATTISILGKHQSSCLLVVDEQEQLMGIITAESICQGLGVVIELNYQEQVQTSEEHLNLLDSAIVHTNDAPASEDSLWRIADTKPVLIWMSSTDTRCNFFNENWLEFTGSTLEKEIGKSWAELLHPEDLQKFLNIYLSAFHARECFSVEYRLRRVNGEYHWFLNTGVPKVATDGSFEGYISYCIDIDEHKRAVAQLEHSKTRFKLVLEATHTIYWERNLSNEQISLLNLVDELGATRQLNHHEALSCIYADDRAKVEMAVEDAIANCSFLEVEHRILIAEEASEYKWFLSRGTVITDATGKPTRMTGFSMDITDRVQAQAALQQANQELERRVTERTLALEEANRQLLAEISDRQIAQEQLRQSQQMLQLIMDTIPQCIFWKDNNSVFMGCNRNFAKILGFEHPENIVGKTDYDFLPNRHNADFYRQCDARVMENNQPEYHIIESLLKPDGQQIWLETNKVPLHDIEGNVVGILGTFEDITERKLVQEALEKSEERFRFLAESIPQQVWIARPDGYIEYVNQRTLEYFDCKPEAILGWQWSQWIHPDDSPRCLAAWDHCVATGEPLDLEFRWFRVKDQAYRWHLGRAVALRNQQGNIINWFGTNTDIDDRKRTEQALRDSEERFRNLVEASSDWVWEVDENLVYTYASPKIRDILGYEPEEILGRTPFDLMTPTEVERIKMIVAPIYAAKQPLKCLENFNLHKDGYSVVLESSAVPVFDTTGKFCGYRGIDRDITFRKQVEKNLYQTQQQLQAILDNSSACIYVMDSQNRFVLINRRYEQLFHTTQAEIIGKSLYETWPHDIADGFAVNNRKVFTDGIAVEVEEIVNQEDGLHTYFSIKFPLKDQNGVTYGVCGISTDMTDRKLAENSLLRFRKAMESTSDAIHFSDIFDNSIYINPAFQELYGYSLEELQTDGGVCTVFQQPQERQTIFDTVIKGNSWRGEVIMRSRDGRLLKVDVRSDALKDSDGKITGIVCIHTDVTQHQQIEEGLRLRDRAIDASSNGIIIADATTPNGPIIYVNPAFERMTGYTSEEVIGQNFRIFQSADIDQPGLRELSTAMQAGKACTVVLRNYRKDGSLLWNELNISPVYDQAGQLTHYISIQTDITERKQTETALLVSQQRLQYLLTSSPAVIYTSQTFGEFAKLFISDNVTAMTGYEAREFTENPGFWASHIHPDDKPSVFHRLSNVLERKSYKLEYRFLHKDGSYHWIYDQGRVVQDDIDNPIEMVGHIVDITERKQLEEYLKIALEKEKELSELKSRFVSMTSHEFRTPLSTILSSSELLEHYRHKWPEEKQLTHLRRIQNAVKRMTEMLNDILIIGKAEAGKLEFVPKSFDVVAYCRTLVEEIQLNLTNQQVGFITEYESMPCYMDDKLLGHILSNLISNALKYSAFDGHVQVKFSCRDDYAIFEVQDWGIGIPPEDITHLFESFYRAKNVGNILGTGLGLAIVKKCIDICKGQIFVSSTVGVGTVFTVNLPLNNQI, from the coding sequence ATGTCATTTATCCTTCACCATCTCTGGCTACGATATTTAAACTCAATTATTAACATTTCGCCACTGACGGTTGAGCCGGAAACATCTTTGTCAGAAGCAATTTCACAAATGGCTAGTCAAGGTGCGGATATTGTTGTAGCTGCCAATTCTCAAGTATTAGGCTATTTGTCAGCAAAGGATGTAGTCAAGCTGGTAGCCTTGGGTGTTGATTGGCAAACTACTAAAGTTTCTGAAGTGATGAATACCGTGGAGAGCGTTTTTCATATTTCACAGTTTCAGGATCTAGCTACAACTATTTCTATATTAGGTAAACATCAATCAAGTTGCTTGTTGGTGGTTGATGAACAAGAGCAGTTAATGGGAATAATTACTGCTGAAAGCATTTGTCAAGGGTTAGGCGTAGTAATTGAGTTGAATTATCAAGAACAAGTACAAACTTCCGAGGAACATTTAAACTTATTAGATTCAGCAATAGTTCACACAAATGATGCTCCAGCCAGTGAAGATAGTCTTTGGCGTATTGCTGATACCAAACCTGTATTAATTTGGATGTCTAGCACAGATACTCGATGTAATTTCTTTAACGAAAATTGGTTAGAATTTACGGGCAGCACTTTAGAAAAAGAAATAGGTAAAAGTTGGGCAGAATTACTGCATCCAGAAGATTTACAAAAGTTTTTAAATATTTATTTATCTGCCTTTCATGCTCGTGAGTGTTTCTCTGTAGAATATCGGCTACGACGAGTTAACGGAGAATACCATTGGTTTTTAAATACTGGTGTTCCCAAAGTGGCTACTGATGGTAGTTTTGAGGGTTATATTAGTTACTGTATAGATATTGATGAACATAAACGCGCTGTTGCGCAGTTAGAACATAGTAAAACTCGCTTTAAGTTGGTGTTAGAAGCAACGCATACCATATATTGGGAGCGAAACCTGAGTAATGAACAAATATCACTTCTCAATCTTGTTGACGAGTTAGGAGCAACTAGACAATTAAATCATCATGAAGCTCTTAGTTGTATCTATGCAGATGATAGAGCAAAAGTAGAGATGGCTGTTGAAGATGCGATCGCCAATTGTAGTTTCTTAGAAGTAGAGCATCGGATACTAATCGCAGAGGAAGCATCTGAGTATAAATGGTTTCTCTCAAGAGGTACAGTAATCACCGACGCAACAGGAAAACCCACTCGTATGACTGGCTTTTCGATGGATATTACCGACCGTGTGCAGGCACAAGCCGCGCTACAACAAGCGAACCAAGAGTTAGAACGGCGAGTTACAGAGCGTACTCTAGCCTTGGAGGAAGCAAATAGACAACTTTTGGCAGAAATTAGCGATCGCCAAATTGCCCAGGAACAACTGCGACAATCTCAACAAATGTTGCAGTTAATTATGGATACAATTCCCCAATGTATCTTTTGGAAAGATAACAATTCCGTCTTCATGGGCTGTAATCGTAACTTTGCCAAAATTTTAGGTTTTGAGCATCCAGAAAATATCGTCGGTAAAACCGACTATGATTTTCTCCCCAATCGACATAACGCCGACTTTTACCGCCAATGCGATGCTAGGGTGATGGAAAATAATCAGCCTGAGTATCACATCATTGAATCCTTACTGAAACCAGATGGTCAACAAATTTGGCTAGAAACAAATAAAGTTCCTCTCCATGATATCGAAGGTAATGTTGTTGGTATTCTTGGTACATTTGAAGATATTACTGAACGCAAGCTGGTACAAGAAGCTTTAGAAAAAAGTGAAGAACGTTTTCGCTTCTTAGCAGAATCTATTCCTCAACAGGTGTGGATAGCTCGACCAGACGGTTACATTGAATATGTGAACCAACGCACTCTAGAATACTTTGACTGTAAACCAGAAGCTATACTAGGCTGGCAGTGGTCACAATGGATACATCCTGATGACAGTCCCCGTTGCTTGGCAGCATGGGATCATTGTGTAGCTACTGGTGAACCTCTAGACCTTGAATTTCGCTGGTTCAGGGTGAAAGACCAAGCCTATCGCTGGCATTTAGGACGTGCGGTAGCCTTGCGTAATCAACAAGGCAATATTATTAATTGGTTTGGGACAAATACTGATATAGATGATCGCAAACGTACCGAACAAGCCTTAAGAGATAGCGAAGAAAGGTTCCGTAACTTAGTGGAAGCTAGCAGTGATTGGGTATGGGAAGTTGATGAGAACCTGGTTTATACATACGCCAGTCCAAAAATTAGAGATATTTTAGGTTACGAACCAGAGGAAATATTGGGCAGAACGCCGTTTGACCTCATGACACCAACAGAGGTGGAGCGTATCAAGATGATTGTTGCCCCAATTTATGCAGCAAAACAGCCATTAAAATGCTTAGAAAACTTTAATCTGCATAAAGATGGTTATTCAGTCGTTCTTGAAAGCAGTGCAGTGCCGGTTTTTGATACCACAGGTAAATTTTGTGGTTATCGAGGCATAGATCGAGATATCACTTTTCGTAAACAAGTAGAAAAAAATTTATATCAAACTCAACAGCAGTTACAAGCAATTTTGGATAACTCCTCGGCGTGTATTTATGTCATGGATAGCCAAAATAGATTTGTACTAATTAACCGACGGTATGAACAGTTATTTCATACGACCCAAGCAGAAATTATAGGCAAGAGTTTATACGAAACTTGGCCCCATGATATTGCTGATGGATTTGCAGTCAACAATAGAAAAGTGTTTACCGATGGTATTGCGGTAGAAGTGGAAGAAATTGTTAACCAAGAAGATGGTTTACATACTTACTTTAGTATTAAATTTCCTTTGAAAGACCAAAATGGTGTCACGTATGGTGTCTGTGGTATTTCTACAGATATGACAGATCGCAAGTTAGCAGAAAATTCTTTGTTACGTTTTCGCAAAGCAATGGAAAGCACAAGTGACGCTATTCACTTTAGTGATATTTTTGATAATAGTATTTATATTAACCCAGCCTTTCAAGAATTATACGGTTATAGTCTAGAGGAACTACAAACGGATGGGGGAGTATGTACAGTTTTTCAACAGCCTCAAGAACGGCAAACAATATTTGATACTGTTATTAAAGGCAATTCTTGGCGGGGTGAAGTGATAATGCGATCGCGCGATGGTCGTCTATTAAAAGTTGATGTCAGGTCTGATGCCCTGAAAGATAGTGATGGTAAAATTACGGGGATAGTATGTATTCATACAGATGTGACTCAACATCAGCAAATAGAGGAAGGCTTACGATTACGCGATCGGGCGATCGATGCTAGCAGTAACGGCATTATTATCGCTGATGCTACCACCCCCAACGGGCCAATTATCTATGTTAACCCTGCTTTTGAGCGCATGACTGGCTATACTTCAGAGGAAGTGATAGGGCAGAACTTCCGTATATTCCAAAGTGCGGATATCGACCAACCAGGATTACGGGAACTTAGCACTGCAATGCAGGCAGGAAAAGCTTGCACTGTAGTTTTGCGTAATTATCGTAAAGACGGCAGTTTGTTGTGGAACGAGTTAAATATCTCCCCTGTTTATGACCAAGCTGGTCAACTTACTCACTACATCAGCATCCAAACGGATATTACAGAACGCAAACAAACAGAAACAGCACTACTTGTTAGTCAACAGCGCCTACAATATTTACTAACTTCCAGCCCGGCTGTGATTTATACCAGTCAAACCTTTGGGGAATTTGCCAAACTATTTATTAGCGACAATGTGACCGCAATGACTGGCTATGAAGCAAGGGAATTTACAGAAAATCCTGGTTTTTGGGCTAGTCATATCCATCCAGATGACAAACCATCAGTCTTTCATCGACTATCTAACGTCTTGGAACGGAAAAGCTATAAGTTAGAATATCGTTTTTTACACAAAGATGGTAGCTATCATTGGATTTATGACCAAGGACGAGTGGTGCAAGATGACATAGATAATCCCATAGAAATGGTTGGTCATATAGTAGATATTACAGAACGCAAACAACTAGAAGAATACTTAAAGATAGCACTAGAGAAAGAGAAAGAATTAAGTGAACTGAAATCTCGATTTGTCTCGATGACTTCCCACGAATTTCGGACACCGTTGAGTACAATTCTGTCTTCATCTGAGTTATTAGAACACTACCGCCACAAATGGCCAGAGGAAAAACAACTCACTCACCTCCGGCGTATTCAAAATGCGGTGAAGCGAATGACAGAAATGTTAAATGACATTTTAATCATTGGTAAGGCAGAAGCAGGGAAACTAGAGTTTGTTCCTAAATCATTTGATGTTGTGGCATATTGCCGCACACTAGTAGAAGAAATTCAATTAAACCTGACTAATCAGCAAGTTGGTTTCATCACTGAATATGAATCTATGCCATGTTACATGGATGACAAACTTTTAGGACATATTCTTAGCAACTTAATTTCTAATGCTCTGAAATATTCGGCTTTTGATGGTCATGTGCAAGTTAAATTCTCTTGTCGAGATGATTACGCAATCTTTGAAGTTCAAGATTGGGGTATTGGTATTCCCCCAGAAGATATTACCCACTTATTTGAGTCATTTTATCGGGCAAAAAATGTGGGCAATATATTAGGTACTGGTTTAGGATTAGCAATTGTTAAAAAATGTATTGATATTTGTAAAGGTCAAATATTTGTCTCAAGTACCGTGGGTGTTGGTACAGTATTTACAGTGAATCTTCCTTTAAATAATCAAATATAA
- a CDS encoding EAL domain-containing response regulator translates to MIKILVIEDEDSVRENILDLLQAEDFDTVSAANGRIGIDLALSEFPDLVLCDMMMPEVDGYGVLSALRQEPLTATIPFIFLTAKSAKADFRQGMDMGADDYLTKPFTRAELLSAIMNRLERQATLKKHLINQTGLKISSPKTQLLEMSLHKVVKQEKFQEFEIQYQPIVDITSGKIIATESLLRWQSPELGAISPSEFIPLAESTGLIVPIGQWVIAKVCQQAKAWYDSGINCLTISINLSAVEFNRPDLIQKITEALKINNLDPRCLELELTESMIMQDLNNAIFTMNELQSLGVRIAIDDFGTGYSSLIYLKNLPVNTLKIDRYFIHNVANDRQKSAITKALIEMSHNMNMRVIAEGVETESELYFLKQNQCDAVQGLFFSRSLPAVELENFLWNNKHLSV, encoded by the coding sequence ATGATTAAAATTTTAGTTATCGAAGATGAAGATTCAGTTAGGGAAAATATTTTAGATTTGTTACAAGCAGAAGATTTTGATACTGTGTCTGCTGCTAATGGACGAATTGGCATAGATTTAGCACTATCAGAATTTCCTGATTTAGTCTTGTGCGATATGATGATGCCTGAAGTTGACGGTTATGGTGTCTTATCAGCATTACGTCAAGAACCATTAACGGCAACCATTCCTTTTATCTTCCTGACAGCAAAATCTGCCAAAGCCGATTTCCGCCAAGGTATGGATATGGGCGCAGATGATTATCTCACTAAGCCATTTACTAGGGCGGAATTACTCAGTGCGATCATGAATCGCTTAGAAAGACAAGCTACTTTAAAAAAGCACTTAATCAATCAAACTGGATTAAAAATTTCATCTCCGAAAACACAGTTATTGGAGATGAGTTTACATAAAGTGGTCAAGCAAGAGAAGTTTCAAGAGTTTGAGATACAATACCAACCCATAGTTGATATCACTTCAGGAAAAATCATTGCTACAGAGAGCCTTTTACGTTGGCAAAGTCCAGAATTAGGTGCTATTTCTCCTTCAGAGTTCATTCCCTTAGCAGAATCTACGGGTTTAATTGTACCTATTGGTCAGTGGGTAATAGCTAAAGTTTGTCAACAAGCTAAAGCTTGGTATGATTCTGGTATAAATTGTTTGACCATTTCTATAAATTTATCTGCAGTTGAATTTAACAGACCAGATTTGATTCAAAAGATTACTGAAGCTTTAAAAATTAATAATCTAGATCCGCGTTGTCTGGAGCTAGAGCTTACTGAAAGTATGATCATGCAGGACTTAAATAATGCTATTTTTACAATGAATGAATTGCAATCTTTAGGGGTGAGAATAGCAATTGATGATTTTGGTACAGGTTACTCTTCTTTAATTTATCTGAAAAATCTACCAGTTAATACACTGAAAATCGACAGATATTTTATTCATAATGTGGCTAACGATAGGCAGAAATCAGCTATTACTAAAGCTTTAATTGAGATGTCACATAATATGAATATGCGTGTCATTGCTGAAGGTGTAGAAACAGAATCAGAATTATATTTTTTAAAACAAAATCAATGTGATGCTGTACAAGGTCTTTTCTTTAGTCGTTCTTTACCAGCAGTGGAGTTAGAAAATTTCTTATGGAATAACAAACATTTGTCTGTGTAA
- a CDS encoding glycosyltransferase family 2 protein codes for MKANVPLVSVIIPAYNAEKFIGRTLQSVLSQTYRNIEVLVVDDGSQDKTAEIVASMARIDNRVRLLKQSNQGVAIARNLAINNSLGEYIAPIDADDIWYAQKIEKQVQCLENADSSVGFVYAWTALIDEDDNIIGKYNSWYYSHIHSVEGDVYKHLLYTNFIGNASVPLIRRVCFDQVGGFNSELKKQNAQGCEDWDIYLRIAEYYQFSVVREFLVGYRQVSGSMSRSYISMAKSYDLMMLDFRRKHPEMPTYIFNWSASYFRYYLALQSLKCDDYRQTLIWLYKAVRLDFILLWHTGIYKCILQMLMQISKKIINNNSLDFSRLSDDAKYSQHKHDVTQIKIQDQEPRPWKIYDIVLSQRWSNLGQN; via the coding sequence ATGAAAGCAAATGTTCCCTTGGTTTCAGTTATTATCCCCGCCTATAATGCAGAAAAATTTATAGGTAGAACATTGCAGTCAGTTTTATCTCAAACTTATAGAAACATCGAAGTTTTAGTTGTTGATGATGGTTCTCAGGATAAAACGGCTGAAATAGTCGCATCTATGGCTCGGATAGACAATCGTGTTAGATTACTAAAGCAGTCAAATCAAGGAGTAGCGATCGCACGTAACTTGGCAATAAATAATTCTCTAGGAGAGTACATTGCGCCGATTGATGCTGATGATATTTGGTATGCTCAAAAAATAGAAAAACAGGTGCAATGCCTAGAAAATGCAGACTCATCTGTAGGATTTGTATATGCTTGGACTGCATTAATTGATGAAGATGACAATATTATTGGTAAGTATAATTCTTGGTATTATTCACACATACATAGTGTAGAGGGAGATGTTTATAAACATCTCTTATACACCAACTTTATTGGCAATGCTAGTGTGCCGTTAATTCGTCGCGTCTGTTTTGATCAAGTTGGTGGTTTTAATAGCGAACTAAAAAAACAAAATGCTCAAGGATGTGAAGATTGGGATATATATTTACGAATAGCTGAATATTATCAATTCTCTGTGGTACGAGAATTTTTAGTGGGCTATCGTCAAGTTAGTGGCAGTATGTCGAGGTCATATATATCGATGGCAAAATCCTATGATTTAATGATGCTTGACTTTCGACGAAAACATCCAGAAATGCCCACTTATATTTTTAACTGGTCTGCTAGTTATTTTCGCTACTATTTAGCATTACAAAGTCTTAAATGTGATGACTATCGACAAACTCTAATTTGGTTATACAAAGCAGTTAGGTTGGATTTTATATTACTTTGGCATACAGGTATATATAAGTGTATATTGCAGATGCTCATGCAAATAAGCAAGAAGATAATCAACAACAATTCTCTGGATTTTTCTCGGTTAAGTGATGACGCTAAATATTCTCAGCACAAGCATGATGTTACACAAATCAAAATTCAGGATCAAGAACCAAGACCTTGGAAGATATATGATATTGTCTTATCTCAAAGATGGTCTAATTTAGGGCAAAATTAG
- a CDS encoding response regulator, producing the protein MSKILVIEDDINVRQNILDLLENEGFNLIEAHNGLLGVQLAQEEIPNLIICDVMMPELDGYGVLKALRQSPETATIPLIFLTAKSDKTDFRQGMEMGADDYIVKPFTRKELLAAIACRLEKNNIIKNENQRRLDNLRNSIALSLPHEMRTPLNGILGFSQILMEESDNLDSTTIKEMAESIYLSGERLFELIQKFLMYAELEITKNDPEQIEFLQSQTTTFPNLTILGIIKDKAKKVDREADLQLELYPCQVNIATSKVAKIVEELLDNAFKFSSKGSIVQIKSQIINGELTLSFIDHGRGITAAQIAELGAYQQFERKLYEQQGSGLGLMIAKSIAEIHGGKLKIISKPHQNTVVQVMLPCNQIIENTHEIIGCKKSSNFV; encoded by the coding sequence ATGAGTAAAATTCTTGTCATTGAAGATGATATTAATGTCAGACAAAATATATTAGATTTATTAGAAAATGAAGGATTTAATTTAATTGAAGCGCATAATGGGCTTCTTGGTGTGCAATTAGCTCAAGAAGAAATCCCAAATTTGATTATCTGCGATGTAATGATGCCTGAATTAGACGGTTATGGAGTGTTAAAAGCATTACGTCAAAGTCCAGAAACAGCAACAATTCCTTTAATTTTTTTAACTGCTAAGTCTGATAAAACTGACTTCCGTCAAGGAATGGAAATGGGAGCGGATGATTATATAGTTAAACCGTTTACAAGGAAAGAGTTATTGGCAGCGATCGCCTGTAGATTAGAGAAGAATAATATCATAAAAAATGAAAATCAAAGAAGGTTAGATAACTTACGTAATAGTATTGCTTTATCTCTACCCCATGAAATGCGGACACCTTTAAATGGGATATTAGGCTTTTCCCAAATTTTAATGGAAGAAAGTGATAATCTTGATTCGACTACAATTAAGGAAATGGCAGAATCAATTTATTTATCTGGGGAAAGGTTATTTGAATTGATTCAAAAATTTCTGATGTATGCAGAGTTAGAAATTACTAAAAATGACCCAGAACAAATTGAGTTTTTACAAAGCCAAACTACTACATTTCCTAATTTAACAATACTTGGTATTATTAAAGATAAAGCCAAAAAAGTAGACAGAGAAGCAGATTTGCAATTAGAACTGTATCCATGTCAAGTAAATATTGCTACTTCAAAAGTAGCAAAGATTGTAGAAGAGTTGCTTGACAATGCTTTTAAGTTTTCTTCTAAAGGCAGTATAGTTCAAATTAAAAGTCAGATTATTAACGGTGAATTAACTTTATCCTTTATTGATCATGGTCGCGGCATCACAGCAGCACAAATTGCCGAATTGGGTGCTTATCAACAATTTGAGCGTAAACTTTATGAACAGCAAGGTTCAGGCTTAGGTTTAATGATTGCCAAAAGTATAGCTGAAATACATGGAGGTAAGTTAAAAATTATAAGCAAACCACACCAAAATACCGTTGTACAAGTAATGCTACCTTGTAATCAAATTATAGAAAATACTCATGAAATTATTGGCTGTAAAAAATCGTCAAATTTCGTTTAG